TCACCGCCGCTCTAGCCGCGAAGACGCAGCGCGCGGAAATCGGTACCAGCATCATGCAGCTCCCCTTGTTTCATCCGCTGCAGGTGGCCGAGCAAATCGCCGTCATCGACAACATCTCCAAAGGTCGCTTCATTCTCGGTGCCGGATTGGGTCTGGTACAAAAAGAGTTCGATGCCTTTCAGATTCCGCTGTCCGACGCCGCTTCGCGCTTCACCGAGTCCGTGAAAATTCTCAAGCAAGCCTGGACCGGACAACCCTTCTCTTTTCATGGCCGCCACTTCGATTTCATCGATGTCACAATCACGCCGCGCCCCGTGCGCCAGCCGCGCCCGCCGATCTGGATCGGTGCGATGTCGGAGATCACGCTCAAGCGCGCCGGTCGGATCGCCGACGGCTGGGTAAGCGATCCACTGCATAACTTCGAGGTCATGAAAGCCTGGAGCGAGATTTACAAAGCCGCAGCGGCGCGCGCCGGAAACCCGCGTGTCGAAATCGCCCTGCTGCGCGACGCCTGGGTTGGCGAGAGTCGCGCCGAGGTCGAGCGCGTCTGGTGGCCGCACATTCAGGCGTATCATCTGTTCTACCTGAAGCTTGGCTTCTTCTCCTCCGGTCGCTTTAATTCGCAGTGGGAGCCATGGGTCAAAGAGGTCACGTCGGAGGCCGAGTGGACCTTCGATCGCGTCGCCCCCGATCGCTTGATCTGCGGGACACCGGAAGAGGTCATCGCGGATGTCAAACGCTACCACCGCGAGATCGGCTGCCAGTATATGATCTTTTCCCTCCGGCATCCCACTGGGCCAAGTCATCAGGAGACGATGCAATGTATCGAGCGGTTCGGCAGGGAAGTGTTGCCGAAATGCAAAGAGAGTGATTAGTTTTTAGTTTCGGAATAAGGAAATAATTAAGAACTGAAGAACTAACTACTCATAACCAATAACTAACAACTAATGACCAATAACTTGACCTGAATCATGAAACTCGGCTATCTCCTCGACACTCACGGCGGCCCCTACAACATGCCCCTGCCGTCGAGCGGGCAAGTGACAAGCTTTATCGACCACCTGTGGCGTGAGGCTGAGGCAGCGGAACAGGCTGGGTTCGATGCGCTGCTGGTACCGGAGCGTCACACCCGCAGCGAATGTCTGTTTCCTTCTCCACTGCTATTGCTGGCCGGGCTGGCGACCCGCACGACCCGCATTCGGCTGGGAACGTACATTCTCATCTTGCCGCTCCATGATCCCGTTCATATCGCCGAACAGATGGCGATGCTCGACTTGATGTCCAAAGGACGGCTGATCTGTGGTCTAGCATCCGGGTATCACCCTGATTATCACAATGCATTCGCCATCCCCATGAAAGGCGGACGGCAACGGTTCGAGGAAGGGCTGGAAGTCCTCAAGCTGGCGTGGGGACAAGAAACCTTCTCGTTTCACGGCCAAGTGTTCAATTACAACAACGTGCGGATTACCCCCAAGCCAGCGCAGCAGCCGTATCCGGAATTGTGGCTGGGCGGCATGTTCCCGTACACCATCCGACGCGCTGGACGTAGCGGCGATGCGTGGTGTAGCGATCCGTTCCCGCTACAAAAGGAAACCTGGAAAAGTCAGGTTGCGATGTATCGCGAGGCGGCGGCAAAGGCAGGGCAACGATCGTCAGTGGTGCTGATGCGCGACGGCTGGGTGGCGCCGACACGCGCCGAGGCGGAAAAAGTCTTCGGCGATATCTATGCGCAAGAGAACCTCTTCTACTTCCGCTATGGTATTCTCACGCATCATCCCGACTTCCGCTCGGAAGCGAATTTCACCGTCGCCAACTGCTTCCGCCATGCCGTGGCCGGTTCTCCGCAAGAGTGTATCGACCAGCTCGCCATGTACGAGCACGAGTATGACGTGGATTACGTCGTCATGCGCTTCCGCCTACCGGGTGGGCCGGATCGCAGCCGCGTGCTGGACTGCATCCGGTTGTTCGGCGACACCGTATTGCCGACGTTTCATCGCTGATGAGGAGCAAAGGCCAAGCCTTCACTCCTCACTGTGCTCACGCATTTTCGACGCGGGCTTCCGCTGCCCCCAGAGTCGGCGCGGCTTGTCGCTGCTGCAAATGTGCCGTCTCTTTACGGATGTACGGCAGCACCTCGGTGGCAAACAGGTTCGCGCTCTTGACCGCCAAGTGATGCGGTAAGGAGCCGATCTGGAACAACGGCATCAAAATGCCGATCCCCAGCTCTTTGATAATAGAGAGCAACTGTTCGCGCACGGTCGCTGGACTTCCGGCAAGAATGAAGCGCCCGTCCATGAGATCTTCCCAGGTATTCTGGGTGCCCATGTAGTGGCGACGCGAGAACGAACCGATCACGTTCTGATAGGAACGCGGGGTGATATACCCCGGCGGAAACGCTTGTTCGGGAGGTAGGAGAAGCAGTTTTTTCATGAAGTACCAGAGGTGCTGCTGGTATTCTTCTCGCGCCTGCTCGTCAGTCTCACCCACATAGACCGGAATCAGATAGCCAGCCTGTTCCGGGTCCATGGTGTAGCCTTCCTTGCGACAACACTCACGGAACTGCTCGAAATTGCGCCGGTACACATCGAAGTGGAAATAGGGCAGGGCGAAGTAGCTGAAGCGTTTTTTGGCGACGTATTCCATGGTCTCCAGGCTGCCGATGCCAGGAATCCAGATGGGAGGATGCGGTTTCTGCACCGGCTTGGGCCATACGTTCACGTAGCGCAAGTTGTAGTGTTTTCCTTCCCAGGAAAACACACCGTCTTCCGTCCAGGCTTTGATAATGAGTTCGTGGGCTTCACGGAAGCGTTCGCGCGCATAGGTGGGGTTCACGCCATACGAATAGTACTCCGGGCCGTGGCCGATCACTTGGCCGGAGATCATACGTCCGCCGGTAATGACGTCCAGCATGGCGATCTCTTCCGCTACCCGAATGGGGTGATCGTAGAGGGGCAGCGCGTTCCCGACCACGGCGATTTGAATGCGCTTGGTGGTGCGCGCCAGACAGGCCGCAATCAGATTCGGTGACGGCATGTTGCCATAGGCGTTCTGGTGATGCTCGTTAATACACACGCCGTCGAACCCGAGGGCTTCCGCTTGTTGCAATTGGTCGAGATATTCGTTGTACACGGTGGTGCCACGCTGGGGATCGTAATAGGTATTCGGACACGTCACCCACGCCGTTTTATTGTGCTGTTCGAAGTCGTCCGGTAAATACGGCCACGGCATGAGATGAAACATAAAAATTTTCATTCTGCAAAACCTCCTTGGTGCTGCGACAAGGCTTTCCCGTCCATGTCAGTAAAGGGACGACACGCATAGCATTTCTTGCCAGGAAAGAGAATTGATACCGTGCGGTTCACGCAGTATAATCCCCCCGCGTATGGTGGTGGTGCATGGCTGGCGGCAAAAACTTTTCGGCTTCGGTCTTCTCCTTGTCCTTGCAATCGGGGGCTGTAGCTCTATGGAACAGCCCCGACCTCCCACACTCCCGCGTTCGCAACCTGCACCATCGCCGATTCCTTCCGGCACTCCAGGAGCGGTGCAAA
The DNA window shown above is from Deltaproteobacteria bacterium and carries:
- a CDS encoding LLM class flavin-dependent oxidoreductase produces the protein MKIFMFHLMPWPYLPDDFEQHNKTAWVTCPNTYYDPQRGTTVYNEYLDQLQQAEALGFDGVCINEHHQNAYGNMPSPNLIAACLARTTKRIQIAVVGNALPLYDHPIRVAEEIAMLDVITGGRMISGQVIGHGPEYYSYGVNPTYARERFREAHELIIKAWTEDGVFSWEGKHYNLRYVNVWPKPVQKPHPPIWIPGIGSLETMEYVAKKRFSYFALPYFHFDVYRRNFEQFRECCRKEGYTMDPEQAGYLIPVYVGETDEQAREEYQQHLWYFMKKLLLLPPEQAFPPGYITPRSYQNVIGSFSRRHYMGTQNTWEDLMDGRFILAGSPATVREQLLSIIKELGIGILMPLFQIGSLPHHLAVKSANLFATEVLPYIRKETAHLQQRQAAPTLGAAEARVENA
- a CDS encoding LLM class flavin-dependent oxidoreductase; this encodes MKLGYLLDTHGGPYNMPLPSSGQVTSFIDHLWREAEAAEQAGFDALLVPERHTRSECLFPSPLLLLAGLATRTTRIRLGTYILILPLHDPVHIAEQMAMLDLMSKGRLICGLASGYHPDYHNAFAIPMKGGRQRFEEGLEVLKLAWGQETFSFHGQVFNYNNVRITPKPAQQPYPELWLGGMFPYTIRRAGRSGDAWCSDPFPLQKETWKSQVAMYREAAAKAGQRSSVVLMRDGWVAPTRAEAEKVFGDIYAQENLFYFRYGILTHHPDFRSEANFTVANCFRHAVAGSPQECIDQLAMYEHEYDVDYVVMRFRLPGGPDRSRVLDCIRLFGDTVLPTFHR
- a CDS encoding LLM class flavin-dependent oxidoreductase, encoding MKFGLLFHLQDPPHGENMPRLYDEVFEQAQYAEQLGFDAFFVPEHHQMPDGYLPAPLTFTAALAAKTQRAEIGTSIMQLPLFHPLQVAEQIAVIDNISKGRFILGAGLGLVQKEFDAFQIPLSDAASRFTESVKILKQAWTGQPFSFHGRHFDFIDVTITPRPVRQPRPPIWIGAMSEITLKRAGRIADGWVSDPLHNFEVMKAWSEIYKAAAARAGNPRVEIALLRDAWVGESRAEVERVWWPHIQAYHLFYLKLGFFSSGRFNSQWEPWVKEVTSEAEWTFDRVAPDRLICGTPEEVIADVKRYHREIGCQYMIFSLRHPTGPSHQETMQCIERFGREVLPKCKESD